In a single window of the Osmia bicornis bicornis chromosome 7, iOsmBic2.1, whole genome shotgun sequence genome:
- the LOC114874065 gene encoding odorant receptor 30a-like has translation MILTFHKVFDLLELAGKVTCTWPEDSNTSKWTNILRNFRWIFALINVVVLLVSLALGVYHHRRDFLLLMKTMSEVSATLDVFCDLILCKMNSTQLQILIQRIRKYLETAGEYENHVVQSYLDRYKEFYSVIVVAYIATGIFFTLAPLFLGQNLPADGWIPFSTESFGIYCIVYFVEAYCIWQAALIFVVDIMIVTLFCFTAARLDILGSKLKQVNCRELLVSCIKEHQEIIRFLEDTEDAVQFLLFKMNVTIGIAVVSATFPMLYNQSLAVTGQFLCMLVSVCARMYIVSWPADDLKESSLQFSISVNNIQWIGKSRKMTNIVLIMMQRSQKPFLVSMGGLFPALSLEYYSQFLTTMSSYFMAMRTMIEP, from the exons ATGATCCTGACTTTTCACAAAGTGTTCGATCTACTCGAATTGGCGGGAAAGGTGACGTGTACCTGGCCGGAAGATTCGAACACCAGCAAATGGACAAATATTTTACGTAATTTTCGTTGGATCTTCGCGTTGATCAATGTGGTCGTCTTATTGGTATCCTTAGCGTTGGGTGTCTATCACCATCGAAGAGATTTCCTCCTCCTAATGAAAACCATGTCCGAGGTCAGTGCAACCCTGGATGTATTCTGTGACCTGATCCTCTGCAAAATGAACAGCACCCAACTACAG ATTTTGATTCAAAGAATCAGGAAGTATTTGGAGACGGCAGGCGAGTACGAGAATCATGTTGTACAAAGCTACCTGGATCGTTACAAAGAATTTTACTCAGTGATCGTAGTAGCTTACATTGCAACTGGGATTTTCTTCACATTGGCGCCATTATTCTTGGGCCAAAATCTACCAGCGGATGGTTGGATCCCATTTTCCACCGAGTCCTTTGGAATATATTGCATAGTTTACTTCGTAGAAGCCTATTGCATCTGGCAGGCAGCACTCATCTTCGTCGTCGACATCATGATTGTTACTCTCTTCTGTTTCACCGCTGCCAGGCTGGATATATTAGGCTCGAAGTTGAAACAAGTAAACTGCCGCGAGCTGCTGGTAAGCTGTATCAAAGAACATCAAGAGATAATAAG ATTTTTGGAAGATACCGAAGACGCTGTTCAATTTTTGCTATTTAAAATGAACGTCACGATTGGGATCGCTGTCGTATCAGCAACTTTCCCAATGCTTTAC AACCAATCGTTGGCTGTAACGGGGCAGTTTTTGTGTATGCTTGTATCAGTCTGTGCACGAATGTACATTGTGTCCTGGCCGGCTGACGATTTGAAAGAAAGT AGTCTACAATTCTCAATCTCGGTTAACAATATTCAGTGGATAGGAAAGTCACGAAAAATGACAAACATCGTATTGATTATGATGCAAAGGAGTCAGAAACCATTTCTGGTTTCAATGGGTGGTTTGTTTCCAGCACTTTCATTGGAGTATTACTCGCAG TTTTTGACTACCATGTCTTCCTATTTTATGGCAATGAGAACCATGATAGAACCTTAA
- the LOC114874073 gene encoding uncharacterized protein LOC114874073, translating into MIANIHEVLCLLELFGKFTCLWPGDSNSSKWKIILRDIRWTFTVVSIVLLMISLAFGIYHYRNDLTILIKTISEFTSLVEVLLNLLLCKINRAKLEILIRRMKMHLETTDKYENKVIQSYIDRYKKFYSMVAMLYISTGILFCLLPLFSKQELPADGWIPFSIEPIGIYCIVYFAQVYCILQTALSFSFDYVIAILFCFTAARLDILGTKMGQVNCCELLVSCIKEHQEIIGFLEDTKAAVQVLLFKTNVTNACIVICAAFPLIYTQSVAVTGQFLSMLGAGCGHMYLISWPSDDLKESSLRFAISVNNIQWIGKQQNMASSVLIMMHRSQKPFLITMAGGLLPPLSFEYYSQFLTTVSSYFMGMRTMIES; encoded by the exons ATGATCGCGAATATTCACGAAGTACTGTGTCTGCTCGAATTATTTGGAAAGTTCACTTGCCTCTGGCCAGGAGATTCGAATTCTAGCAagtggaaaattattttacgtGACATTCGTTGGACGTTCACGGTGGTCAGCATCGTTCTCTTGATGATATCCCTGGCGTTTGGCATCTATCACTATCGAAACGACCTTACCATCCTGATAAAGACCATCTCCGAGTTTACTTCGCTCGTGGAGGTGCTCTTGAACCTACTGCTGTGCAAAATCAACAGAGCAAAATTGGAG attttaatcagaagaatgAAGATGCACCTGGAAACAACAGACAAATATGAGAACAAAGTTATACAGAGCTACATAGATCGTTACAAGAAATTCTACTCGATGGTAGCGATGTTGTATATTTCAACTGGAATTTTATTCTGTTTGTTGCCGTTATTTTCGAAACAAGAACTACCAGCAGATGGTTGGATTCCATTTTCCATCGAGCCCATTGGAATATATTGCATCGTTTACTTCGCGCAAGTATATTGCATTCTGCAAACTGCACTCAGCTTCAGCTTTGACTACGTGATCGCTATACTCTTCTGTTTCACCGCGGCGAGATTAGATATATTAGGAACGAAGATGGGACAAGTAAACTGCTGCGAGCTGCTGGTAAGCTGTATCAAAGAACATCAAGAAATAATAGG ATTTTTGGAGGATACCAAAGCTGCTGTTCAGgtgttattatttaaaacgaACGTCACGAATGCATGTATCGTCATATGTGCAGCCTTTCCTCTAATTTAT ACACAATCAGTGGCTGTAACGGGGCAGTTTCTTTCTATGCTGGGCGCAGGCTGTGGACACATGTATCTTATTTCCTGGCCATCGGACGATTTGAAAGAAAGT AGTCTGCGGTTTGCGATATCGGTGAACAATATTCAGTGGATAGGAAAACAACAAAACATGGCTAGCAGTGTATTAATCATGATGCATAGGAGTCAAAAACCATTTCTCATTACGATGGCTGGTGGTTTACTTCCGCCCCTTTCGTTTGAATACTACTCGCAA TTTTTGACTACTGTATCTTCCTATTTTATGGGGATGAGAACCATGATTGAATCATAA
- the LOC114874083 gene encoding uncharacterized protein LOC114874083, with protein MIANLHQVLCLLELAGTFTCTWPADSNSSKWKIILRNFRWTFVVINVILLMISLVFGIYYYRNDFVILMKTISELTALLEVLLDLVFCKVYCIQLQILIRKIRMYLETAGEYENKIIQIYVDRYKRFFSVIAIAYISTGISFSLAPLFSRQDLPADGWIPFSTEPIAMYCIVYFVHTYCILQTALCIGVDFMIIALFCFTAARLDILGMRMKQVSRYDLLVSCVKEHQEIIGFVEDTISAVRALLFKTNITMGSAVICGAFPLIYNQSLAVTSQFLCMVISGCGHLYVICWPADDLKESSLRFAISVNDVQWVGKPRKMTNIILIMMQRSRKPFLITMGGVLPALSLEYYAHFLTTISSYFMAMRTTIES; from the exons ATGATCGCGAATCTTCATCAAGTATTGTGTCTACTCGAATTGGCCGGCACTTTCACGTGTACCTGGCCAGCAGATTCGAACAGCAGCAAGTGGAAAATCATTTTACGTAACTTTCGCTGGACGTTCGTGGTGATCAACGTGATCCTGTTGATGATATCCCTGGTGTTTGGTATCTATTACTATCGAAACGATTTTGTCATCCTGATGAAGACCATCTCCGAGCTGACTGCACTTTTGGAGGTGCTCTTGGACCTGGTCTTCTGCAAAGTATACTGCATACAGCTGCAG ATTTTAATTAGGAAGATCAGGATGTATCTGGAGACAGCTGGCGAGTAcgagaataaaattatacaaatctACGTGGATCGTTACAAGAGATTCTTCTCGGTGATAGCGATCGCGTATATTTCGACTGGAATTTCGTTCAGTTTGGCGCCATTATTTTCGAGACAGGATTTGCCAGCTGATGGTTGGATCCCATTCTCCACCGAACCCATCGCGATGTACTGCATCGTTTACTTTGTGCATACTTATTGCATCCTGCAAACTGCACTCTGCATCGGCGTCGACTTCATGATCATTGCTCTATTCTGCTTCACCGCAGCCAGACTAGACATCCTGGGGATGAGAATGAAACAAGTGAGCCGCTACGACCTGCTGGTAAGCTGTGTCAAAGAACACCAAGAAATAATAGG ATTCGTGGAGGATACTATATCTGCTGTTCGGGCTTTATTATTCAAAACGAACATCACGATGGGAAGCGCTGTCATATGCGGAGCTTTCCCCTTGATTTAC AACCAATCGTTGGCTGTAACGAGTCAGTTTCTTTGTATGGTGATATCAGGATGCGGACACCTGTACGTTATTTGCTGGCCAGCTGACGATTTGAAAGAAAGT AGTCTAAGGTTCGCGATATCGGTGAACGATGTGCAATGGGTAGGAAAGCCACGAAAAATGACGAACATCATATTAATTATGATGCAGAGAAGTAGAAAGCCATTTCTGATTACAATGGGTGGTGTGCTTCCGGCTCTTTCGTTGGAATACTACGCCCAC ttTTTGACTACCATATCTTCCTACTTCATGGCAATGAGAACCACGATTGAatcataa
- the LOC114873778 gene encoding putative odorant receptor 85d, whose protein sequence is MIMCRSQQKQFQVLYFDMEEFCKRATPSERIVLQRYVDRYKYFHGVYTLWCFLTTVFVISGPLYSPQTFPTHAIYPFSVERQPLKCFIFFHQSLVGFQVSSGMATDTQVALLLRYTAARFELLAMQLHAAKSGRELNACIKEHSELLRYTRKVCESVRFLVLATVATTTIAVIFGSLNLVTDQPLPLKILYAIIVFSASVELFMYAWPADNLMRMSARIAIDAYNTNWFESDLAMQRKIYFIIRRSQKLEIIRINGIVPRLSLLYYAKYLYKSTSYFAALRIIVEK, encoded by the exons ATGATCATGTGTCGTTCGCAGCAGAAGCAATTTCAG GTGCTGTACTTTGACATGGAGGAATTCTGCAAACGTGCCACGCCGTCTGAAAGAATCGTTCTCCAACGTTACGTGGACAGATACAAATACTTCCATGGCGTTTACACGCTGTGGTGCTTTCTCACCACGGTGTTCGTCATAAGTGGCCCATTGTACTCACCGCAGACCTTCCCGACGCACGCGATATATCCATTCTCGGTGGAACGTCAGCCACTGAaatgtttcatatttttccaTCAATCGTTGGTTGGCTTTCAGGTGTCGTCCGGTATGGCCACCGATACTCAGGTAGCTCTTCTCTTGCGATACACGGCTGCGAGGTTCGAGCTTCTCGCGATGCAGTTGCATGCCGCCAAGTCTGGCCGTGAGTTGAACGCCTGTATAAAAGAGCACAGTGAGCTTCTTAG GTATACAAGAAAAGTGTGCGAGAGCGTCAGATTTTTGGTATTGGCGACAGTCGCGACGACAACCATAGCCGTGATATTTGGCAGTTTAAATTTGGTCACT GACCAGCCGCTGCCATTGAAAATTCTTTACGCGATCATAGTATTTAGCGCCAGTGTGGAGCTCTTCATGTACGCTTGGCCCGCTGACAATCTGATGCGTAtg AGTGCAAGAATTGCTATAGATGCCTACAATACTAATTGGTTCGAAAGTGACTTGGCGATGCAGAGGAAGATATATTTCATCATTCGGAGGTCTCAAAAGCTGGAAATTATTCGTATCAATGGTATCGTGCCAAGGTTATCATTGCTTTACTACGCAAAG TATTTGTACAAATCCACCTCCTATTTTGCCGCACTGAGAATCATTGTTGAAAAATGA
- the LOC114873771 gene encoding uncharacterized protein LOC114873771, with amino-acid sequence MQFVTLFTVMQSGVAIVFCGITLIQPQPFSVKVQYLFVIATALMEVFMCARPADHLLDMSENAMQGIYESRWYDQSTSVQKAVSIMLSPQKPVAIKIPCIVPTLSLDYFCSFVTNVFSLFSVLRAAISQDV; translated from the exons ATGCAGTTCGTAACTCTGTTCACGGTAATGCAGAGCGGTGTGGCGATTGTATTTTGCGGTATTACTTTGATTCAA cCCCAACCGTTCAGTGTGAAAGTCCAATATTTGTTTGTAATTGCGACTGCGTTGATGGAGGTCTTCATGTGTGCGCGTCCCGCTGATCATCTGTTGGATATG AGTGAAAATGCTATGCAAGGTATATACGAATCGAGATGGTACGATCAGTCAACGAGTGTGCAAAAGGCAGTGAGCATCATGTTATCACCACAGAAACCAGTGGCCATTAAAATCCCTTGCATCGTCCCAACTCTTTCATTGGATTACTTTTGCTCG TTCGTCACCAATgtgttttctttattctccGTTCTACGTGCTGCAATTTCTCAAGATGTGTAA
- the LOC114874087 gene encoding odorant receptor 85b-like, whose translation MLKNITPEKAIAFTRYSVALTCCWPVSSNATRFQQIRIRISRSAVLLNASLLLLPLIYSSYINYVYNDHVGFSKAICILIAAVQVLLNTFVCIVEYDRFLELIVEMEKCCKEAKPYERQVYQTYVDKYSTFYTVFTIWSYLTPSTISIGTLFIPQPFPTNAEYPFPVDYQPLKTIIFLHHWLFLLQCAAHVCINLLCALLMWFAAARFEILKMELREVKNSNELIDCVKKHHNVRRYAKEVSSASRFIALITVMLCGMELVFCGVNFIERQPPTVIVQFMALSGTGLIEVFMVAWPADHLLDLSENSMRGVYESRWYLQSTSMQKDMLIMLLPQAPVGIKIVYIIPTLSLNYYCSFVSNVLSLFTVLRATIQEDDI comes from the exons atgttgaaaaatataacGCCGGAGAAAGCAATCGCGTTCACGCGATACAGTGTGGCATTGACATGTTGCTGGCCAGTTTCCTCGAATGCAACTAGGTTTCAGCAGATCCGCATCAGGATCTCCAGATCTGCGGTGCTTTTAAACGCTTCCCTCCTCTTGCTGCCGTTAATATACTCTTCATACATCAACTACGTGTATAACGATCACGTTGGTTTCTCCAAAGCCATATGCATTTTAATAGCTGCTGTGCAGGTGCTCTTGAACACGTTCGTCTGTATCGTCGAATATGATCGTTTTTTG GAGCTGATCGTAGAAATGGAAAAGTGTTGCAAGGAAGCAAAGCCGTATGAGAGACAAGTGTATCAAACGTACGTTGATAAATACTCCACGTTCTATACGGTGTTTACGATATGGTCCTACCTGACACCGTCCACCATATCGATTGGAACATTGTTCATACCCCAGCCCTTTCCAACGAACGCTGAATACCCGTTTCCCGTTGATTATCAACCCCTCAAAACCATAATATTCCTCCATCACTGGCTCTTTCTCCTTCAATGCGCTGCGCACGTGTGCATCAACTTGCTTTGCGCTTTGCTGATGTGGTTCGCCGCGGCTCGTTTCGAGATCTTGAAGATGGAACTGCGCGAAGTGAAGAATTCCAACGAATTGATCGATTGCGTGAAAAAGCATCATAATGTGAGAAG aTACGCGAAGGAAGTGTCGAGTGCTTCTCGGTTTATAGCTTTGATTACGGTGATGCTGTGCGGCATGGAGCTTGTGTTCTGCGGTGTTAATTTCATTGAA CGGCAGCCACCCACTGTGATAGTACAATTTATGGCTTTGTCTGGGACTGGGCTGATCGAAGTTTTCATGGTCGCCTGGCCAGCTGATCACCTGTTGGATTTG AGCGAAAATTCTATGCGAGGTGTATACGAATCACGATGGTATCTACAATCAACGAGTATGCAGAAAGACATGCTGATCATGTTGTTACCTCAGGCACCGGTGGGCATTAAGATCGTGTATATTATCCCAACTTTGTCACTGAATTACTACTGCTCg TTCGTTTCAAACGTGTTATCTCTGTTCACTGTTTTGCGAGCTACGATACAAGAAGATGATATATAA
- the LOC114874092 gene encoding uncharacterized protein LOC114874092, producing MLKNITPEKAIAFTRYSVALACCWPLSSNATSFQVFRFRISRSAVLLNAFLLFPPLIYSLYLNHNDHVGFSKSICTIISVSQVLLNTFVCIVQYDRFWELIVEMKKYCKEAKPYERQVYQTYIDKYSVFYAVSTIWFYLTASIIAIGTLFIPQPFPTNAEYPFPVDYQPLKSIVFLHQWFFLYQCSAHVCINMLCALLMLFAAARFEILKIELREVKNSNELINCVKKHHIVRKYAKEVSSASRFIALITVIMCGLELVFCGVNFIERQPSTVIVQFMALSGTGLIEVFMVAWPADHLLDMMLKNITPEKAIAFTRYSVALTCCWPLFSHATRFQLIRFRISRSVVLLNAFLLFLPLIYSLYINYVYNDHVGFSKSICLFIDVSQVLLNTFVCIVHQDRFWELIVEMTKCCKEAKTYERQVYQTYVDKYSTFYAVSAIWFYLTASIIAIGTLFIPQPFPTNAEYPFAVDYQPLKSIIFLHQSFLVFQCSAHVCINMLCALLMLFAAARFEILKMELREVKSFNELVDCVKKYYIARRYAKKVSSASRFIALITVIMCGTVLVFCGVNFIERQPSTVIIQFMSLATTGLIEVFMVAWPADHLLDMSENSMRGIYESRWYLQSTSMQKNILIMLLPQTPVAIKILYIIPTLSLNYYCSFVSNVISLFTVLRATIQRDNI from the exons atgttgaaaaatataacGCCGGAGAAAGCAATCGCGTTCACGCGATACAGCGTGGCATTAGCATGCTGCTGGCCACTTTCCTCGAATGCAACCAGCTTTCAGGTGTTCCGCTTCAGAATCTCCAGATCCGCGGTGCTCCTCAACGCGTTCCTTCTCTTCCCTCCGTTAATCTACTCTTTATACCTTAACCATAATGATCACGTTGGTTTTTCAAAATCCATTTGCACCATCATTTCTGTTTCGCAGGTGCTCTTGAACACGTTCGTCTGTATCGTTCAATATGATCGTTTTTGG GAGCTGATTGTAGAGATGAAAAAGTATTGCAAGGAAGCAAAGCCATACGAAAGACAGGTTTATCAAACGTACATTGATAAATACTCCGTGTTCTATGCAGTGTCTACGATATGGTTCTACCTGACAGCGTCTATCATAGCGATTGGAACGTTGTTTATTCCGCAGCCTTTTCCAACGAACGCTGAATACCCGTTTCCCGTTGATTATCAACCCCTCAAAAGCATCGTATTCCTCCATCAATGGTTCTTTTTATATCAATGCTCCGCGCACGTGTGCATCAACATGCTTTGCGCTTTGCTGATGTTGTTCGCTGCGGCTCGTTTCGAGATCTTGAAGATAGAACTGCGCGAAGTGAAGAATTCCAACGAGCTGATAAATTGCGTGAAAAAGCATCACATTGTGAGAAA ATACGCGAAGGAAGTGTCGAGTGCTTCTCGGTTTATAGCTTTGATTACGGTGATCATGTGCGGCCTGGAGCTTGTGTTCTGCGGTGTTAATTTCATTGAA CGACAGCCGTCCACTGTGATAGTACAATTTATGGCTTTGTCTGGGACTGGGCTGATCGAAGTTTTCATGGTCGCTTGGCCAGCTGATCACCTGTTGGATATG atgttgaaaaatataacGCCGGAGAAAGCAATCGCGTTCACGCGATACAGCGTGGCATTGACATGCTGCTGGCCACTTTTCTCGCATGCAACCAGGTTTCAACTAATCCGCTTCCGGATATCTAGATCCGTTGTGCTCCTCAACGCGTTCCTTCTCTTCCTGCCGTTAATATATTCTTTATACATCAACTACGTGTATAACGATCACGTTGGTTTCTCCAAATCCATATGCCTCTTCATAGATGTTTCACAGGTTCTCTTGAACACGTTCGTCTGTATCGTTCACCAGGATCGCTTTTGG gAGCTGATTGTAGAGATGACAAAGTGTTGCAAGGAAGCAAAGACGTATGAAAGACAGGTTTATCAAACGTACGTTGATAAATACTCCACGTTCTATGCGGTGTCTGCGATATGGTTCTACCTGACAGCGTCCATCATAGCGATTGGAACGTTGTTCATTCCGCAGCCTTTTCCAACGAACGCTGAATACCCGTTTGCCGTTGATTATCAACCCCTCAAGAGCATCATATTCCTCCATCAATCGTTCCTTGTCTTTCAATGTTCCGCGCACGTGTGCATCAACATGCTTTGCGCTTTGCTGATGTTGTTCGCTGCGGCTCGTTTCGAGATCTTAAAGATGGAACTACGCGAAGTGAAGAGTTTCAACGAATTGGTCGATTGTGTGAAAAAGTATTACATTGCGAGAAG aTACGCGAAGAAAGTGTCGAGTGCTTCTCGGTTTATAGCTTTGATTACGGTGATCATGTGCGGCACGGTGCTTGTGTTCTGCGGTGTTAATTTCATTGAA CGACAGCCGTCCACTGTGATAATTCAATTTATGTCTTTGGCTACGACTGGGCTGATCGAGGTTTTCATGGTCGCCTGGCCAGCTGATCATCTGTTGGATATG AGCGAAAATTCTATGCGAGGTATATACGAATCACGATGGTATCTACAATCAACGAGTATGcagaaaaatatactgattatgTTGTTACCTCAGACACCAGTGGCCATTAAAATCCTGTACATTATCCCAACTTTGTCACTGAATTACTACTGCTCG ttcGTCTCAAACGTGATATCTCTGTTCACTGTTTTACGAGCTACGATACAAAGAGATAATATATAA